In the Hevea brasiliensis isolate MT/VB/25A 57/8 chromosome 8, ASM3005281v1, whole genome shotgun sequence genome, taattaaaataatagatattgaatgtgaaatattaaataagtatacctttttaagtttatttataatatttttttaacattattaaaaaatattatatatttttttatgtaaaaattattttttccaagttaataaatttttattcttttacaaaaaaaaaaatcatttaaaaaaaattaatgagataaattataaaatttcatcaaataatgTTGTTTTTCATAACAATGCAATTTtgctttattttaaattaaataaccaTAAAATACACCTTATGAcagtttttattttttgaatatgTGATCATTACTATTACTATTAGTACTGCtgctattgttattattattattattattattattattattattattattagtataggGTCAAGATAACATGATTTTGCAGCAGAGCAACTCTTAAAGAATAGTCTCTCATAGCATCAACCTTTCCTCTTATCATCAGCTGGCAGATGCTGACAAAGAACCAAGCAGTTTCATTCCCTAGTTTCCTAAGACGCGCAACCTTTTTTTGCAAACAAACGAGAAAAGTAGAGGTGCATTAGGCTTACTATTTCATGGGAAATCTCCAGGTTTCCAATCAAACCAAAAATTCAGGCAATTCCACACGTATCATTACATCCATTCTTGAATACCAAGTGCAAGGAAGAGAACAGAAACTTGATGTAACTTGTATTCATTTAATTAAAACAATTAACATTTACTAAAAAATTCCAGTAATTACAAGTAACTAGTATTGTAAGAAATATAGTCAAGAAATGATGAGGCTGTACAGGAGGGGCAAAATCTCACCTTAAGCAACCCCCTTCACCTAGCAAAAGCTGAAACCTGATCCATCATGTTCCTATCCTGTGAATTTCTGTGGTACCTAGTTTCAATCTCAAAAAATCTTAATGTTCAATTGTGTGCTCAATATCTAACTTGCCAAGGATTTAACAAATCCAATGCATCATCCATTCAGATTGAGGCCTTCCCTATATTTTGGGCAAAAGGTGATTCTACCAAACTGACTCTTTATCTTTCAGAAAATATCAACCAAGTTCAATGCCTTTTTCTCTTGCAGCTTCTACGATGGAATTAGCATCTCCTCTAATCTTGGATAAGTTATAATAGCAATTCCACAGCTTAATGGACAATGGATAAGCGGATAAAGCTCTCCTGTAAAATCTCTCAGAAATTAACTCAGTACCCTCAATTCCTTCCAAAATACCTGCAGCATTAACCCATACATACTCTGGTGCTATTGGGATAGCATGAAAGATTGCACTGACCAAGGTTGAGCTTGCCCAATACAACATACTGCCAGAAGATacttcactaaaatgctcacctctGCTCAACAGCTTACAAGCAGAAAATGCTAATTGATAGTTAGATGGCACAATCTCCAAGATGGCTTCCACAAAATCAACCAGTTCCTGTGGCTGGCTAAATTTTTGGGGTACAAGAGAGGGCCCATGCCAAACTTCAAGAACTATGTTAACTAGAGAAAAATCACATGAAACTGGACTCAACAAGTTACTAATTAGCTGCCGAACTCTTGGCTTCTCAATTTTATTTATGAATCGTCTTGATAACGGCTCAGACACAGGAAGAGCCCGGGCATCATCCAAATAACCATTCAATACATTCAGTTGCTCACTAATAAAAGCATCCTCCTTTAGCTGTAACTCATAGTTAAGCAAGAAGTTGGCATGTTCTCTCAAGCAATGCTTGAAGATTGGTGGAGCTGCAGCCTTGAATGCTTTATCAATGGCATTGCGGGCCTCAATATGATCATTATGCAACAATTTAGCAAGAGAGTAATTAAGATATCCAAATGTCATATCCATCCGGTTAGAATTGGATGTCAAAAACTCTGGATTGGATGCTGAGGCTAATCTTGATAACTGATCTGAGCTATTTGTATGTGTAACATCCAGCTTTTCTTGTTGATGATATTGAACTTCTGAAGAGGAGTTGAAGCAACGGACAATAAGCTCTTTCACAAATCCAACATCTCCCTTTCGGAGGGCACATTCAATATATTGATTCCAGATGCAATGAATTCCAGGCGTTTCCTTTGGCCAGCTCCTAATGGCTTCCTCAAAACCCTCAAAATTCTCGAAGTCATTCATCTGTAACCTTGCTGATATAAGAACTAATTCTAAGCAGAATGGGTACAACTTCGTATATTCATCCAACAAACTCCCACAGCATTCTAAGCCACCAAGTGCCACCATACATCTAATATGGCAGAGACCAAAATGTTGCGCTGATGTAAGATCAGCCTCGCTTGCAAGTGATCCAGTATCAACAGATAATTTAACAGAATCCACTGCCATTTCTACCAGTTTAATGGCCCTCAGCTTCTCCTCATCCAGCAAGTGAGTACAAGGCCATTCAATTGCAAGGAGTTCTTTGTCACATTCAAATTTTTGTACAACAGCCTCAGGCAATGTCCTGTAAATAACTAAGTACACACAACAAACCCAGAACATATATTTGTCAGAAATTTTTAAGCATGCAAGGATATCAGAAAGCAACAAAGAATGAGGTTGCTGATCTGAATTAGAAGCCACAGGAAAGAATCCACAGATTTTCTGAATTGCCTTCTCAACATTCCCAGACATGCACAAACAATCCATCATCTGCAAAAAAATGTCTAAGATGCATGCGCTAGCATACATTTCATCGCTTTCACGAGCAGATGCGTGGTGGCAGAGTGCTGTGAGGGCAGCATCATATGCAGATAACCGATCAACAAGATGCATACGACTGTTGATATACATAAGCCAAAGTCCATAGGACCTGTCATTGTGTTTGACCTGAAGAACAAGAAGGAAAGCGTTTCCATACAAAAATTTGCATTTCAATTACATTAAGAGAGGAAAAAGAATAGATTCAGAAATGGACAAGATAACTGCATAGTGCGCTATTGCTAAAACAATGAACACACACATGCTAAAATAGAAGCCATCCTCACATACAACAAACAACCTCCAGCACCTGCACGTTATCTGCTTTTTTAATGAAAACCAAAGGGTATGCAATTATGCATACCTACATAATATCTATATAAAGCAAAAAGGGGAATATTGTTgccttctaaaaaaaaaaaaattaaagaacatcATCCACCTAGATTTtctaatcacaattcacaaaagaTAAAATCTCAAAAAGGAGAATATCAGCCAAAACAATCTTATtgaacaactcaactcaactaagcctttatcccaaaaatttggagtcggctacatggattcgctttctccactctgaacgatttttggttaaatcctcagaaatgtgtaatgcttctaggtcatattgtactactctcctccaagtcaatttaggtctacccatttttttctttctatcctctaccctaatgtgctctacttgtctaactggagcctccgtatgtctacgcttcacatgaccaaaccacctcaatctcccttctctcaacttatcttcaattggcaccactcctaccttttctctaatactctcattacgaactttatctagtctagtatggccactcatccaccttaacattctcatctctgcaactcttatcttaaatgcatacgactctttcaatgcccaacactcactaccatataacatagccggtcgtatggctgtacggtaaaattttcctttcaatttattgggaatcttacgatcacatataactcccgtggcacgtctccacttcaaccatccggctttaatcctataactaacatcctcctcacatcccccgtctacttgaaggactgagcctagatatttaaagtgattactttgggacagtaccactccattcaaactaactccttccttatcaccagtttggccttcactgaacttgcaatgcatgtattctgtcttcgttctacttaacttaaaaccctttgactctagagtacttctccaaagttctagctttctattgactccttctcgtgtctcatctcaAAACAATCTTATTGAACAGTGCAAAATATTACCAAAGGTCCATCATCCATGTCAATCAAAAAATTAGAAGACTACAATTATAAGACTGACATAGAATAAGCCCTAGTGCCCTACAAGTCTACCTAGACAATTTATCATCTCCAATTAAATTACAAATGTAGTAAAACACAGATATATCACTCTTTTGTAGctcatttataataataaatcaaCAGAGAGCTGTAACCAATCTCTGAACATAGACTATTATGGAAAATCAGGACGTTAACTCCCTTATTCTCAATAACATACCGCATAGGAGAACATGTCCTCCTTCGCAATGGATTTGATGTTGCCGTAATAAATAAGCAGGTAAGTTATCCACAGAATTTCAGATTTTGGATCAGCCTCAATAGCTCGTGAAAGTATAGAAAGAGCCTGCAACAATGAGAAATTGGGACAACCGTAGCTGATCAATCATGATGTAGCAGGTTAAATTAAAATGCAAGGCACAAAGCTTACCTTTTTCATACCCTCTAGTTTATTAACCTCCTGATTGAGAATAAGGAGGGCCTTCTCAAGGGATTGCACATCACCGGGTAGCATTTGGTTCAGATGGTTCTAAATGTACATTTAGCAAAAAGGAAACTTAAATGAGATGGTCAATTAAACAACAAAAGAAGTCAATCATGTATCAGGGAAAAAAACCACCATTTATACAAAAGGACCTCTTTAAGAGGCACAAGTGAGCAAGCACAATCTATGTTGAGGTAAAGCATAAATGCGTCAAAGTAATAGATTTAAACTTGATTTCTCTTGAGTTTCTTATTGTCACATCAGAAAGATCTAAGTCTTTAGAAGAAGCACAGTTTAAGATATAGCTACAACGAATCAAATACATGTGGCATAATATCCCAATTGGATTTcacacaaaaaataaaaaatgaacaaGTCTGCTTAAGAATATTAGACTAATATACAAACAAAGTGGATGGTAAAAACTACTTTCACACTATAAGCCACTCAAGTTCAAAATGCACTCTTAGAAACAAGTAAAGCAGATACGAGAGGGTGGAAAGATCTCTGGAATCAAGTAGTTGGTCAagaattttcaaaacttaatcccAAACAACATAGAGAGGATGAACAACATTTCTTCAGAAAATTAAACACCAGCTAAGCTATGTGACACAAGTTTCTTTAACATTAGAaaagcaataagaaaaaaaaaatccccgTCTAGGTCATGTAAATAAGTTGAAGGTTAAGACTGGGAGTTGGCTACAAAGAACTACAATTATGACAAAATATCTTCTAAGAATACAATAACAGATGACAATCAAACAGCAAACAATAGGAAAATAATGTAAAGAAAATAGCAACAAACAAACCACTATGCTGTTTCTACTCCGAAAGTATGATGATGGCTTGTCCCAACTCCCATTGACCTCAATACGACCATCATTGCTATGCAAAAAGGGCTCATCAGCAGGCAAGTctatttgaaataaatttgatAATGCTAAGCAGATACTGAAGCATTTCTTCCAGCATTGTCCATGTCTCCGTGCAACAACAGACTCGTATGAATGCGGATCAGCTTTCAAAACATCTAAGCCAACTAGATAAGTTGGTGGAGTCAAAAAACTAAGACACTTGGCAAGTCCTGCGGCACCATTACGTTTTCTTTTCTGTAATGTCAATCCAACCTGACAGTCTGGACAAGCACTACTATTGAGTACAAGGACAGCTACCAAGTACTTAGAAAAgtcaaaataaaattaactaaaatctAATATTTCATACCAGCACTATCAGAACCATCATGCTGATGTTGGCCCGCGTTCTCATTGGAGAAGTCCCTAACATGCTGCCAAGGACATTGATCATTATTGCATTTACCACGGAGGTCATACATGCAGAGTGGCCAAAATGGATCAACTGCAAGATCACAGGTAAAAGATCCAATTCCATTTTCAAATATATTCCCAAAACTATCCTCCACTGGTTTTGCTATGAGAATGCTTTGCTGGATATCCCCAGCATTGATGCAACCACCAGCCCCATTGTAAACATCATAGGTGTCACCTTGTTGATTTTTCCTACTTTGTAAAACTAATGAATTAAATGGAGACTCAACTTTCATATGATAAAATGCACTCCTTAAAATCAAAGTAGGTGAAAATAAGACGGCTGCCAACTGATGACCTCTAACAGAATATTCATTACGCTTCTTTTTGTGCTTCTGGATTTGAACAGTAGACCCAAAAACATCTCTCTCACGCTGATCATTACCTAAATCAAAGAATGAAAATCACTAAAAGTttcaaaaaatgaaaacaaaaacaTAAATTACAAACTTATTgtatataagaaaataaataacTATCAATTGTTAattgtattaaatatttttaaaatattcaaattaataCTCTATTCAACCATATTATGTGTCCTAATTCCTTTTCTCCTTGTCCAAATTGCACACACACACTCCACAGTCAAAAAGTCAGACTAGTAAACCTTTTTGTTTACACATTGCCTTTTGTTGTAAATTTGCAAGTACCGTTTCCTACCAATTGAAAAGGAGAATTTTGCAAAAGAATTTGAAAGAAAATGAGATGACATGCACTCATTGTTGTCCCAATGATCAAACCACACATTATGAGACCGTTTATTCAAAAGATTCTCAGAACTGAAAAAAATGATTCATATCTATAACCACATGATTTGACCAAAAATGTCAAATTGCatatcattttaataaaattttagtgCAATATGTTAAGAATAAAGGAAAATATATGCGAAATAGCATGATCACGTCACCACCTTCCAAATTTGTAAAAAATGAATCTTCAGATTGTGAGCACAAATCATGTATAACTTTCCAAACAAGCAGAGTACTGACACGACAATGACAGGCAAACAAGGTTCTACTAACTGAGTAGAAAGCACCCAATTTAACACAGTAGCCATTGAGATCCACCAACTAAATAATAAGCATAAAAGTAAGGAATGACTTTACCATCAAAACATTACACAAGTTGCAAGAACAATACAGAACATTTTTGTGAGTTTGACCCTGCATGCATGCAAGTATGAACATGTGCAAGAAAAGAAGTTGCGATATAACAAGATGAAAACAGTAACTAAATCTAGAATGACACATGATTGCAACAAATATTAATTTCATTCACTGAAACAATTAATTAGCTCAACATTCAAAATGAAGCCAAAAGCTAGACTACTTCTAAGAACTACAAGAGTTATCATTAGAAGATTACCTCCAAGATCAAATTCCTGATTTCTTTCTGCCTCTAATAATGGAACACTGCCATTGCTtgtctgagttctttcacttccattGTCATTTTCAGCCCCCAGCTCATCTGCAGACTCAGGGTTCGATAAACCACTATTCTTTGGGAAAATTCTCCTTCCTAGCCGCGCAAATAGTTCAGACCTTAATGTTGCCTCAAGAATTAAAGAATCCTGAGAGCCACCAATGGACAAATTTTTGTTAGAATGATTAGTGTTCTTTTGCCTTCCCACGGAATTTTGTTCTCTTTGCTCAGTGGAAGTGGGTTGCACAGTTGCTTGACCTAATGGAGATGTCTCCTCATCTTCATCTGCTGAAATATCAGGATCATTTGATGGAGAGCTTACTGCATTTGCAGCATTTTCCCTGTTAAGATGCAATGGCTCTGATGTACTTGCATCTGGTTCACTGCATGGTTCAGACCCCATATTTTGCCCATTGACATGCCTATAGGACATCTTCAAGGGGCCACCATTGGCGCATTGGATGTTTGAATCATAACCTGGTTGGTTATGACCATCATACTCAGGCCTCCTAGAATGGCTTGATGGTGGCATTAGTTCTAGATTTCTAGACGTGTTATCCATATGGTTCAACCCAATTCCAACATGCTCAGGCTTCCTTGTGGACCATAACAAACTGgaatcattcaaaatgaaagatcgAAATTGAGCCGAGTAAAGTTCCCTTTTATGATAAAGTTCAGTACATCTAGCATTAGCCTCAACCAAAGCCCTTTGGGCTTTTCGATAAGCTTTAAGAGCATTTCTTTCTTCAATTTCACATATGCGCCTATGCTCTTGTGCTTCTTCCAGCTCCTTGTCCAGTGA is a window encoding:
- the LOC110640171 gene encoding uncharacterized protein LOC110640171 isoform X2; translation: MENATDELKNTKSMSSNPENPNPPQRHTKTREEGELSSSTEGDENPVCSATQSAGSVNPPAPAGSIPIPSLNKFTEGIQARKATSGTNPANSVDVLPHTSIQPNKDKSFEKSRVPFKSVNPGWHGPQGANTNLVISFSDDDTGSESEDHMAEKALEIKQNTAGVDGTRRLPSLSSEKSSKLQKTARNVNKVMPKKLSLSRTFISSTAKINGGAHSRSAGPSSIDQGSLVRNFNTMNRKFTSPEHSFDQGLGLNNTKLRDLRQQIALRERELKLKAIHQNKESASVSGRDYTVVNLGADTVRKSNAILVDVRQREPKESDRKRLKVSGSYSTQLASDRRQEITAVKSIIPLKEHALLNSALPDRNMVDHSQKESPSRRAESSDVKWQKQDDKRVDISSENIPRVNINSNCAQTDRSIMQVDPCALLDQTATVTNVNSIALPKKTNSIELNHPVNIGGHWPPLSLLKTSTSEQHLMNGCEYREGVSNDRTVQSSLNNISQASLNDIGLWNYLGAPNVSEHSNIDMHSLVEMEESLDKELEEAQEHRRICEIEERNALKAYRKAQRALVEANARCTELYHKRELYSAQFRSFILNDSSLLWSTRKPEHVGIGLNHMDNTSRNLELMPPSSHSRRPEYDGHNQPGYDSNIQCANGGPLKMSYRHVNGQNMGSEPCSEPDASTSEPLHLNRENAANAVSSPSNDPDISADEDEETSPLGQATVQPTSTEQREQNSVGRQKNTNHSNKNLSIGGSQDSLILEATLRSELFARLGRRIFPKNSGLSNPESADELGAENDNGSERTQTSNGSVPLLEAERNQEFDLGGNDQRERDVFGSTVQIQKHKKKRNEYSVRGHQLAAVLFSPTLILRSAFYHMKVESPFNSLVLQSRKNQQGDTYDVYNGAGGCINAGDIQQSILIAKPVEDSFGNIFENGIGSFTCDLAVDPFWPLCMYDLRGKCNNDQCPWQHVRDFSNENAGQHQHDGSDSADCQVGLTLQKRKRNGAAGLAKCLSFLTPPTYLVGLDVLKADPHSYESVVARRHGQCWKKCFSICLALSNLFQIDLPADEPFLHSNDGRIEVNGSWDKPSSYFRSRNSIVNHLNQMLPGDVQSLEKALLILNQEVNKLEGMKKALSILSRAIEADPKSEILWITYLLIYYGNIKSIAKEDMFSYAVKHNDRSYGLWLMYINSRMHLVDRLSAYDAALTALCHHASARESDEMYASACILDIFLQMMDCLCMSGNVEKAIQKICGFFPVASNSDQQPHSLLLSDILACLKISDKYMFWVCCVYLVIYRTLPEAVVQKFECDKELLAIEWPCTHLLDEEKLRAIKLVEMAVDSVKLSVDTGSLASEADLTSAQHFGLCHIRCMVALGGLECCGSLLDEYTKLYPFCLELVLISARLQMNDFENFEGFEEAIRSWPKETPGIHCIWNQYIECALRKGDVGFVKELIVRCFNSSSEVQYHQQEKLDVTHTNSSDQLSRLASASNPEFLTSNSNRMDMTFGYLNYSLAKLLHNDHIEARNAIDKAFKAAAPPIFKHCLREHANFLLNYELQLKEDAFISEQLNVLNGYLDDARALPVSEPLSRRFINKIEKPRVRQLISNLLSPVSCDFSLVNIVLEVWHGPSLVPQKFSQPQELVDFVEAILEIVPSNYQLAFSACKLLSRGEHFSEVSSGSMLYWASSTLVSAIFHAIPIAPEYVWVNAAGILEGIEGTELISERFYRRALSAYPLSIKLWNCYYNLSKIRGDANSIVEAAREKGIELG
- the LOC110640171 gene encoding uncharacterized protein LOC110640171 isoform X1, which codes for MENATDELKNTKSMSSNPENPNPPQRHTKTREEGELSSSTEGDENPVCSATQSAGSVNPPAPAGSIPIPSLNKFTEGIQARKATSGTNPANSVDVLPHTSIQPNKDKSFEKSRVPFKSVNPGWHGPQGANTNLVISFSDDDTGSESEDHMAEKALEIKQNTAGVDGTRRLPSLSSEKSSKLQKTARNVNKVMPKKLSLSRTFISSTAKINGGAHSRSAGPSSIDQGSLVRNFNTMNRKFTSPEHSFDQGLGLNNTKLRDLRQQIALRERELKLKAIHQNKESASVSGRDYTVVNLGADTVRKSNAILVDVRQREPKESDRKRLKVSGSYSTQLASDRRQEITAVKSIIPLKEHALLNSALPDRNMVDHSQKESPSRRAESSDVKWQKQDDKRVDISSENIPSELKEGVNINSNCAQTDRSIMQVDPCALLDQTATVTNVNSIALPKKTNSIELNHPVNIGGHWPPLSLLKTSTSEQHLMNGCEYREGVSNDRTVQSSLNNISQASLNDIGLWNYLGAPNVSEHSNIDMHSLVEMEESLDKELEEAQEHRRICEIEERNALKAYRKAQRALVEANARCTELYHKRELYSAQFRSFILNDSSLLWSTRKPEHVGIGLNHMDNTSRNLELMPPSSHSRRPEYDGHNQPGYDSNIQCANGGPLKMSYRHVNGQNMGSEPCSEPDASTSEPLHLNRENAANAVSSPSNDPDISADEDEETSPLGQATVQPTSTEQREQNSVGRQKNTNHSNKNLSIGGSQDSLILEATLRSELFARLGRRIFPKNSGLSNPESADELGAENDNGSERTQTSNGSVPLLEAERNQEFDLGGNDQRERDVFGSTVQIQKHKKKRNEYSVRGHQLAAVLFSPTLILRSAFYHMKVESPFNSLVLQSRKNQQGDTYDVYNGAGGCINAGDIQQSILIAKPVEDSFGNIFENGIGSFTCDLAVDPFWPLCMYDLRGKCNNDQCPWQHVRDFSNENAGQHQHDGSDSADCQVGLTLQKRKRNGAAGLAKCLSFLTPPTYLVGLDVLKADPHSYESVVARRHGQCWKKCFSICLALSNLFQIDLPADEPFLHSNDGRIEVNGSWDKPSSYFRSRNSIVNHLNQMLPGDVQSLEKALLILNQEVNKLEGMKKALSILSRAIEADPKSEILWITYLLIYYGNIKSIAKEDMFSYAVKHNDRSYGLWLMYINSRMHLVDRLSAYDAALTALCHHASARESDEMYASACILDIFLQMMDCLCMSGNVEKAIQKICGFFPVASNSDQQPHSLLLSDILACLKISDKYMFWVCCVYLVIYRTLPEAVVQKFECDKELLAIEWPCTHLLDEEKLRAIKLVEMAVDSVKLSVDTGSLASEADLTSAQHFGLCHIRCMVALGGLECCGSLLDEYTKLYPFCLELVLISARLQMNDFENFEGFEEAIRSWPKETPGIHCIWNQYIECALRKGDVGFVKELIVRCFNSSSEVQYHQQEKLDVTHTNSSDQLSRLASASNPEFLTSNSNRMDMTFGYLNYSLAKLLHNDHIEARNAIDKAFKAAAPPIFKHCLREHANFLLNYELQLKEDAFISEQLNVLNGYLDDARALPVSEPLSRRFINKIEKPRVRQLISNLLSPVSCDFSLVNIVLEVWHGPSLVPQKFSQPQELVDFVEAILEIVPSNYQLAFSACKLLSRGEHFSEVSSGSMLYWASSTLVSAIFHAIPIAPEYVWVNAAGILEGIEGTELISERFYRRALSAYPLSIKLWNCYYNLSKIRGDANSIVEAAREKGIELG